CATCGACAAGTTTATACGAAAAAATCAAGCTTCTTTGAATTTTAGAGTCTTTATTAAAGAAATTTTCAACAGCTTTTAAATATTCTCTTTTTGTTTCCAAATCTTTAAAATTTCCTAAAGGTTGCAATTTTTCAAAAAGTCGGTCAAGAATATAGCAGTCAGCTTTTTTCATCGAATCTTCAAAATAGAGACCAAACACAATTACATCGATTACACTTTCGATTAATTCCGAAATCTCATTTTTACCGTTCTCTTTTGCAAACAGAATATATTCAACCAAAGCTCTCAAAACTCGCTCACTCTTTTCTGTTGGCTTTGGAATATGTAAATTTTCAACAAAAACTTTTTTCCACTGATTTGTGCCAACTCCTGAACTATTGCAAATAAAAGGAAAATGCCAACCAATTACTTTTGAATTCAAAAAAGCAAGTAAATATTTTAAATTTTCACCTGTTAATAAAAACATTCCTGCAAGTGAGTAAAATTTATTTTCTATTGTAAATTTATTTTTATCTGTAAGCTCTAACCAAACTATTTTCTCTTTTTCAAACTCTTGAAAATAATCACTTGCATAACGACTTAAAGCATACCAATTGTAACGACCCGATTTTACTTCTGGTCTTTTCGCTAACTTGTCGTTAAATTGATTTAAATGTGATTTAATTGTTGGAAAACTATCAATTTTAAAATCCCACGGAATATAAATCAACCATAAATCAGCCCATTTGTAATCGTATCTTTTAATATCACGACCTCGCAATAATTTTTTAAAAATCGCTTCTGTTTTCGTTCGCTCTTCCGATGAGGTGCATAAATTTAAAATCTCCTCTTTTTTCGCTGAATCCACAATAAAAGCATCGTTCAATCCTGTTTTAATTCCGTAATTAATTTGAATATCCCAATCTTTGAGAGGAGTTCCAATTTTTTCAATTTTTTTCTTGATTTTGAGTTCTTTTTCGTTTGCAAAACTAAAGCTCTCTTCTGAAAGATCAGACATTTTGTAATCAAAACATTTTGACGGATAGGTTTTTTTCTTTCTCATATTTCCAAAACCGTCCATCTCTTCAATAATTTTCATTTCGTGTTTGCAATATTGAAACTCTGAAATTAATTCAATGACAGCCGAACGGGAAAAACTTAAAATTGAAGTATCAACTGTTGCACTCTCAAACATCTTGATTCCGTTGAAATCGTCGTATCGATGAATTTTTGTCTTTTCCAAAATCATCTTTCTCAAATCTTTTCCGTATTTTGCACGAGTCCATTTGTTTGAAGTTACAAAACTCAAAACTCCATTTTCTGAAAGCAGATCTAAACCAAGCTCAAAAAAGTAAGTGTAAATATCAGCCGTTCCGTTGTAAATCTCATACTTTTTTTGCAAATACGGTTTTAAATCTTTGATTTTCTCTTGCCGAATATATGGAGGATTTGCAATTATTAAATCAAAACCGACAAAATTTCCGTCCGAATTTAAAACATCTGGAAATTGAAATCTCCACTCAAAAGAGCCTTTCAAATTTTCCAAAAACTCAATTTTTTCATGCAATTCTGTAATTGGTTTTAAATCTTTTTTGTATCCCCGTTTTGGATTTTCATCAAAAAGCGATTCTGAAATTCCATACTTTTTTGACAAATCTGAAACCAATTCGTTTCCATGTTTTGCCGTAAAAGTGTTTAAAAGTTTTCGGATACTTTTTTTCTCTTTTGAGTCTTTCGCTAATTCAGTTTTGAAAGTCGATTCAATTTCCTCAATTTGTGCAACAACACTTTTTTTCTCTTCTCCCGTTTTGTGAAAATACTCTTTTCCAAGTTTTTGTAATCTCTCAATTTTCTCTTTTCCAATTTCCTCTAAATCTGCTTTCAAATCAAATTGCGAAACGAGAGAATTTCCAACTTTTATATTTATGTCCAAATTTGGCAAAGTTGTAAATCTTCCGTTTTCGTCGTAGTAACTCCATTTTAAAAGTTCCACCCAAAGTCGTAACCGTGCAATTTCCACCGACTTGAAATTTATATCAACTCCAAACAAGTT
This DNA window, taken from Thiovulum sp. ES, encodes the following:
- a CDS encoding Eco57I restriction endonuclease (PFAM: Eco57I restriction endonuclease) → MEISNRNFLTFSHSASTLSEEKFTQFLKELKNYIKNISGMKLEENGKEYLKALFRSIGYENYKMEAVGNIDLAFFEEEKSPEIFFETKVTNSSEMISDTNFKKKSFAQICYYNHKYRTSSVKHSIITDFEKIYIFKTAEIEKVIKNLFFHKMRKDLKSDEIYKDILEDSDIFPELNFTKIDFSEISTSQIRELEKNIYTKDEELFEFKRKLTAIYKVLSPQNLLELNFGRDMNSLDEKFYKELLHIFGVEERIDSDGIQKILQKKKGNRENGSILELTFNENENLDFETAFELNIIWLNRILFLKLLEARLVFMHQDFQPFMNIETLADFRQLENLFFEIMAKEIPERKGGLEKFSKIPYMNSSLFEKKEIEKENFFIRDLDSNLEIEFAENSVLGSGKEKTLKYLFDFLNSYDFGSNKFSEVAPVDRTLIKSSVLGLIFEKVNGYKDGSHFTPSFITQKLAKDSLDVIPVLDSKIKILDPAVGSGHILVSVMNELMKKTVNLKNEFGKKREIRIENDEIFLSDEVQYISVDGKFPHEATRIQIEMFEAKKRIIEKNLFGVDINFKSVEIARLRLWVELLKWSYYDENGRFTTLPNLDINIKVGNSLVSQFDLKADLEEIGKEKIERLQKLGKEYFHKTGEEKKSVVAQIEEIESTFKTELAKDSKEKKSIRKLLNTFTAKHGNELVSDLSKKYGISESLFDENPKRGYKKDLKPITELHEKIEFLENLKGSFEWRFQFPDVLNSDGNFVGFDLIIANPPYIRQEKIKDLKPYLQKKYEIYNGTADIYTYFFELGLDLLSENGVLSFVTSNKWTRAKYGKDLRKMILEKTKIHRYDDFNGIKMFESATVDTSILSFSRSAVIELISEFQYCKHEMKIIEEMDGFGNMRKKKTYPSKCFDYKMSDLSEESFSFANEKELKIKKKIEKIGTPLKDWDIQINYGIKTGLNDAFIVDSAKKEEILNLCTSSEERTKTEAIFKKLLRGRDIKRYDYKWADLWLIYIPWDFKIDSFPTIKSHLNQFNDKLAKRPEVKSGRYNWYALSRYASDYFQEFEKEKIVWLELTDKNKFTIENKFYSLAGMFLLTGENLKYLLAFLNSKVIGWHFPFICNSSGVGTNQWKKVFVENLHIPKPTEKSERVLRALVEYILFAKENGKNEISELIESVIDVIVFGLYFEDSMKKADCYILDRLFEKLQPLGNFKDLETKREYLKAVENFFNKDSKIQRSLIFSYKLVDEVQIINGK